The Cucurbita pepo subsp. pepo cultivar mu-cu-16 chromosome LG08, ASM280686v2, whole genome shotgun sequence genome contains a region encoding:
- the LOC111800442 gene encoding probable protein phosphatase 2C 40, which produces MLQEASTKAEGELEVSFGYKCNDNIDGIEVSDKFEIQPGLRRISSFSCLSGAALSANATLANTNICNGLIGVEILPTWDSPNSFRKVPSSPTLSRLDILSTSLQSSLSNLSCSPSTPTSEYDSCLLKSTSAPSGSDGFLNVKELQVAGGAAGEDRVQAVCSEENGWLFCAIYDGFNGRDAADFLAGTLYETIVFYFSLLDWGAKSETSDILDMDNSHLDDSSITQGSFSTFRNNRKSASDINNISEKRSQAKAGMANYPLRHGVLDSLQRALSQTENDFLHMVEQEMEDRPDLVSVGSCVLVVLLHGKDLYTLNLGDSRAVLATLDEGAMRGNRGLKAVQLTQSHTVDNALERAKLQYDHPDDPTIIVGGKVKGKLKVTRAFGVGYLKTKKFNDALMGILRVRNLISPPYISTQPALSVHRISKSDCFVIVGSDGLFDFFGNDEAVNLVHSYILSNPTGDPAKYLLEQLLLKAADCAGFSKEELITIPAGRRRKYHDDVTVIVIILGTNQRTTRASTSM; this is translated from the exons ATGCTTCAAGAAGCTTCAACAAAAGCCGAGGGAGAACTTGAAGTTAGCTTTGGTTATAAATGCAATGATAACATAGATGGAATTGAGGTTTCCGACAAATTCGAGATCCAGCCTGGACTTCGAAGGATCAGCAGTTTCTCTTGCTTATCTGGGGCTGCTTTGAGTGCAAATGCAACCTTAGCTAACACAAATATATGCAATGGGTTGATAGGAGTAGAAATACTTCCGACCTGGGACTCCCCTAACTCCTTCCGTAAGGTGCCCTCATCACCTACTCTTTCAAGGTTGGATATATTGTCAACGTCTCTGCAGAGTAGTCTGTCAAACTTAAGTTGCAGTCCATCTACCCCAACATCTGAGTATGATTCATGCTTGTTAAAGTCCACGAGTGCTCCTTCCGGAAGTGATGGTTTTCTTAATGTTAAGGAATTGCAAGTGGCAGGTGGAGCTGCTGGTGAGGACAGGGTCCAAGCTGTTTGTTCCGAAGAAAATGGATGGCTGTTTTGTGCAATTTATGATGGTTTTAATGGAAGAGATGCAGCTGATTTTCTTGCTGGGACATTGTATGAAACCatcgtattttattttagccTACTAGATTGGGGTGCCAAGAGTGAAACCTCGGATATTTTGGACATGGATAATTCACATCTTGATGATAGTAGCATTACTCAGGGAAGTTTTTCTACTTTTAGAAACAATAGGAAAAGTGCTTCAGATATCAACAATATATCTGAGAAACGTTCACAAGCCAAAGCAGGAATGGCAAACTATCCTCTAAGGCATGGGGTGCTAGATAGCCTCCAGCGTGCTCTTAGTCAAACAGAGAATGATTTTCTGCACATGGTTGAACAGGAAATGGAGGATCGTCCTGATTTAGTTTCTGTTGGATCTTGTGTTTTAGTTGTTCTTCTTCATGGAAAGGATTTATATACATTAAATTTGGGTGATAGTAGAGCAGTACTGGCTACTCTTGATGAAGGTGCAATGAGAGGGAATAGGGGACTGAAAGCTGTCCAGCTCACTCAGAGTCACACTGTGGATAATGCACTTGAAAGAGCGAAGTTACAGTATGATCATCCTGATGATCCTACAATCATTGTTGGTGGGAAAGTCAAAGGAAAACTGAAGGTGACTCGTGCTTTTGGAGTTGGCTACTTGAAGACG aaaaagtttaatgatGCTTTGATGGGTATTCTTCGAGTTCGTAACCTAATAAGCCCTCCCTATATTTCTACTCAACCGGCATTGTCTGTCCATAGGATATCAAAATCAGATTGCTTTGTAATAGTTGGCAGTGATGgtttatttgacttttttggCAATGACGAGGCAGTGAACCTTGTCCATTCATATATCTTGAGCAACCCAACTGGTGATCCTGCAAAATATTTACTGGAGCAGCTCTTATTGAAAGCTGCTGATTGCGCAG GTTTTAGCAAGGAAGAATTAATTACCATTCCAGccggaagaagaaggaaatatCACGATGATGTAACTGTTATTGTAATCATCCTTGGAACAAATCAGCGCACCACAAGGGCATCTACTAGCATGTAA
- the LOC111800445 gene encoding heavy metal-associated isoprenylated plant protein 35-like: MAVVCAEAAPQPLRAQVWILKVSIHCEGCKRKVKKVLQSIDGVYTTVIDSEQQKVTVTGNVSLETLTKRLARAGKQAEIWPEKPAEKAKQFIKMLATDKGNGQENGRSPSTNKASAKKVEFRVSPDKNNRVEQIEKLKNNGSSTKKLPAGESPPVANYKGNATGHEGYSPDKSGVGQSGEKKKKKGHPGINNGDKSGSNPQNGHGTLNVDPDVDLRNGSPLAQQIYTGPKGYYFPPPILGLNYYAPHLVKGPELLYHVPPIPFSHSNDQTGNYEDQAKPQTYLDYFSEENAHGCIIM, translated from the exons ATGGCTGTGGTATGTGCTGAAGCAGCACCACAACCACTTAGAGCACAG GTTTGGATCTTGAAAGTTTCTATTCACTGTGAAGGATGCAAGAGGAAGGTTAAGAAAGTTCTACAGAGCATTGACG GTGTTTATACGACCGTCATTGATTCAGAACAGCAGAAAGTTACGGTCACCGGAAATGTTAGTCTTGAGACTCTGACCAAGAGGCTCGCAAGAGCAGGTAAACAAGCGGAAATTTGGCCAGAAAAGCCAGCAGAAAAAGCGAAGCAGTTCATCAAGATGTTGGCGACTGACAAAGGGAATGgccaagaaaatggaagaagtcCGAGTACAAACAAAGCTTCAGCAAAGAAGGTTGAGTTTAGGGTCAGCCCTGACAAGAATAACCGTGTAGAACAGATTGAAAAGTTAAAGAATAATGGAAGCTCTACCAAAAAGCTTCCGGCTGGGGAGTCGCCGCCGGTGGCCAACTACAAGGGCAATGCTACTGGACATGAGGGTTATTCTCCAGACAAAAGTGGTGTAGGGCAGAGTggtgaaaagaagaaaaagaaggggcATCCAGGTATTAACAACGGTGATAAATCAGGTTCAAACCCCCAGAATGGACATGGAACACTCAATGTGGATCCAGATGTGGACCTAAGAAATGGTAGCCCACTGGCCCAACAAATATACACGGGCCCTAAGGGTTATTATTTTCCTCCACCTATTTTGGGGTTAAACTACTATGCGCCGCATTTAGTTAAAGGTCCTGAATTGCTTTACCATGTCCCACCGATTCCATTTTCACATTCGAATGATCAGACTGGAAACTATGAGGATCAAGCAAAGCCACAGACCTACCTGGATTATTTCAGTGAAGAAAATGCCCATGGGTGCATCATTATGTGA
- the LOC111800447 gene encoding CAP-Gly domain-containing linker protein 1-like, whose protein sequence is MASADSSTPSTPAPAPTSAKKENLTPIGLKIMELNESRAELLDRIQFLKQDLQNWRLKLDTQVNTYRSELSELKKSLNVEVEQLRTEFRELRTTLQQQQEDVTTSLRNLGVQDDSKDNNKTRHQHPVAESSDKEDEDEGKKDGLHGLTEGKGNEYEN, encoded by the exons ATGGCGAGCGCCGACTCTTCCACTCCCTCCACCCCTGCCCCCGCTCCTACATCAGCC AAAAAGGAGAATCTCACCCCCATTGGCTTGAAAATTATG GAATTGAACGAATCAAGAGCAGAGCTGCTTGATAGAATTCAATTTCTTAAGCAG GATCTTCAGAATTGGAGGTTAAAGCTAGACACACAAGTTAATACCTACCGAAGT GAACTGTCTGAACTCAAGAAATCGCTCAACGTTGAGGTGGAGCAACTTCGCACG GAATTCCGAGAACTAAGGACAACCCTTCAGCAGCAACAAGAAGATGTGACAACTAGCCTGAGGAACTTGGGT GTTCAGGATGATTCTAAGGACAATAACAAGACTCGACATCAACATCCTGTAGCGGAAAGCAGCGACAAGGAAGACGAAGACGAGGGTAAGAAGGATGGACTCCATGGCTTAACAGAGGGTAAGGgaaatgaatatgaaaattaa